A segment of the Candidatus Izimaplasma bacterium HR1 genome:
AAAATGTATCTAAAACATGGTACATTTGAACTTGATGAAATGGGGGAAGAATAATGAGTGTTGTATTGATAATTAGTATTCCCTTGTTAGCAGCATTTGTCAGTATCTTAAATAAGAAAATTGCTCCTTACTTACTACTTGTGGTTTCTTTTGGAATTCTTGTATTATTAGGATTTGATCTTATTGAATTAGGTACCGTTACAATTGGTGGATTTGCTGCACCATACGGAATTAGTTTAATTTTAGATAGTTATAGCTTTACAGGTATTTATATTGTGAATATCTTATTCTTCTTAGTTGTAGCTGTAACTTTTAGAAAATATGCTAAGATGGCTTCTATCTTATTAGTTGCTTTAGCAGGATTAAATGGTTTATTACTTACAGGAGATTTATTCAACTTGTTCGTATTTATTGAAGTAAGTGGAATTGCTGCTTACTTAATCACAACTACAAACAAGAAGCCAGTTGCTACATTTAATTATTTAGTACTTGGTACTGTTGGAAGTAGTTTATACTTATTAGGTTTAATTATCTTATACGCAATGTTTGGTACATTGAATATGGCTGATTTAGCTGTGAACATCACAGCAAGTAGTGCAACAGCTACACAAGTTGCCTTACCATTCTTATTAATGTTTATTGGACTTGGTGTTGAAGCTAAGTTATTACCATTCAATTCATGGGTTAAAGGAATATTAGGAAGTTCTAATAAACTTAGTGGACCGATGATTGCTAGTGTTTATGCGACAACTATGGCATTAGTATTTGGTAGATTACTAACAAATGTATTTGTTATTAGTGATCAACTGATGTTAATTATATCTGTTGTCTTAATCTTTAGTATTTTAGCTGGAGAAGCGATGGCTTATGCTAGTAGTAAATTACGAGAAGTATTACTCTTTAGTAGTATCGCTCAAGCAGCAATTGTAATTATGTTATTTGTATTAGGGTTTACCTGGTTTGGTTTAGTTCTAGCTATCTTAAATGGTTTCAGCAAGTTAGTGTTATTCTTGATCGTAAATACTGTTACAGACCAAACTGAAACTGATGAAGTTAATGATCTTCGCGGATTGTTTACTGAAAACAAATTAGTTGGTGCTGCATTCTCAATCACAGTATTAAGTGTATTAGGTTTACCTTTATTCATTGGTTTCATTGTTAAGATGAATATCTTAATGACATTAGTTGATAATGGCAATTTATTGTTTGTTATTGCGATTCTAGCTTCTAGTGTTGTTGAAGGTGTTTACTTCATCAAAATATTAATTAAATTATGGTTTGAAAAAGGCGAAGTTAAAAAAGTTAAATTTGATAATGTAACTAAATATATCGTTGTTGTTATCGCATTAGCTATCGTCGTATTTGGAATTTATTTTGAACCATTGAGAGAAATCTTAAATAATTATACTAACTTCATGATAGGAGGGATTCTATAATGGCTAGTTTAGAAATGATTTTAATAATAGTATTAGTCGCTGGTGTCCTCGCTTACTTACTTGGAAAACTTAATAAAGTACTATCTGGTTCAGTTACGATTTTAGCTTCAGGATTTGCTTTTGTAAGTATTGCATATTATGGATTTAATAATGGGTTAGATACAACTAGTGATTTATTACCATTCGTTACTTATGGTGTAGAAAATCTTAGTTTGTATTTCGGAATTATTGTGACATTCGTGTTCTTTATGGTTTCGTTCTTTAATCCTTATTTCATCGACAAATATAAATATCCAAGTTTATACTCAATGCTTTATCTATTCAGTTTAGCAGGTGTTATCGGTGTATTCTTTACTAACAACTTTATAGTACTATTCTTTTTCTTCGAGTTAGTTGTTTGGTCAAGTTTATTCTTAATTCCTCTAGGTAAAAGTAAAAAAGCAGCTTCTTGGTATTATGGTTTTAGTGCCTTTGGTAGTTTTGCATTACTATTTGCAATTTTAATCATGAGTGCTAGTAACGGTGGAAGTTTTGAAATTGCTAGTTCATTAAGTGCTATATCTGGTTCTAATAGAGTATTAGTATTTATCCTATTAATGATTGCAGGATTTGCAAAATTAGGAGCGTTTCCACTTCATATCTGGTTACCTAAGGTATTAACACATGCACCAGATCCTGTTACTTCAGTATTTAGTGGTGGGTTAGAAAAATTAGGAGCATTTATCGCTGTAATTGGATTATTAAAAGTAATGCCTGTAACATACAATATTGAAGTTTTAGATATGCAAGTTACGCACTACTTAATTACAGTCTTAGGGGCTTTAACAATTGTCTTTGGGACATTGATGGCTATTAGACAAGATGATGCTAAAAAATTACTTGCTTATTCTTCTATGAGTAATGCTGGTTATATCTTAGTAGGACTTGCAATTATGAGTAATACAAGTGTTAGTGGTGCTTTATACCACGTCTTAGCACATGCATTAGCTTCAACAGCAGCATTCCTTGCAATTGGTGCTGTTAAACGTCAAACGGGAACTGCAAAGATGAGTCAGTTGGGTGGAATTATCCACAAAATGCCAGTTACTTATTTAGTTTACTTGATTGCAATAATCAGTATGGCAGGAATTCCACCAATGGGTGGATTTGTTAGTAAATGGTTAATCTTCCAAAGTGTTATTGATGAAGGGTTAATCTTTATCGCTATCGCAACATTCTTCGGTAGTATTGGTAGCTTCTTATATGTATTTAGACCTTTAGCTGCTTTATTCTTAGGTCAAGAATTACCACAATATAAGAAAACAATAAAAGAAGTTCCGTTATTAATGATGTTACCTCTATTAATCTTAAGTGCTTTAAATATCTTTACTGGAGTTTATCCTAAGGATATTCTAGTATTTATAAATAAAATTCTTGTTGAATTAAATATTGAACAATTAGTTATAACTACATGGACAATAACTGGTAAGAATGGTGACTTAAATCCTGGTCTTATCGGAGCAATCTTCGGAATCGGAGTTGCAGTTAGTTTCTTAATCTTTATCGTCCTTAAAAAGTCTAAAAAAGTCGGTTTAATGGATACCTATACTGCTGGTAACTTTGTTTACACTGAAGAGTTATTACATTACAGTGTTGATTTCTATGCTCCATTAGAAAGACTATATGAAAAATATATTCATATTATGAAAAACTTCTACAATTCTCTAGCTAATAAAGTAAAAGAATTTGGTAGAGTGGTTAAATACTTCTTCTTTACAAATAAACCAGAAGTAACAGTATTATTTATCGTATTAACAATTATCTTCTTATTGTGGGGTGAAATCGTATGATTAATGTATTAATTGGTTTGGGAGTTGCCCTATTTGGATTTGTATTGCAGACTGCGATTGGTGGAATTAACCGAAAAGTAGTAGCGAGATTACAAAAAAGAAGAGGACCAAAATGGTATCAAGAATTTATTGACATCTTTAAATTACTATCAAAAAGAGCTACAACACATGGTTGGATATTTGACTTTGGTGTAATTATGGCTCTTGGTGGAATTATTGCGACTGCAATGTTCATGCCAGTAACTAACTCAATCGTCGCTTTTGAAAACTTTGATAATTTCTTTATCTTTGTTTACTTAATCGCTGTTGGAATGTTAGGTATGGCTATGAGTGCTAGTGGTAGTGGTAACCCACTTGCTAGTATTGGAGTTATGAGAGCTTTAACTACGATGTTAGCTTATGAAGTGCCATTTATGATTGTTGTTATGACAATCATAAAATTAACAGGAACTTCAAGTGTTAGCGGGATTGCTGAATTTCAGCAAATTGCTGGTAATAACTGGTTTATGATTGCTTTACCAATTGGATTTGTCGTTGCAGTATTGAGTTTAATGGGAATGTTAGGAAAAAAACCATTTGAAACTTATATAGCTCCAGCAGAAATTGCATCAGGTCCAATGGTTGAATATGGTGGAAAACAATTAGGTATGTTATTTATTATGCATGAAATCACAATCTTTATTGAAGTGAGTTTGTTTGTCCACTTATTCTTAGGAGGAGCTCCGACAATTGGAATCTTCTTAATAAAATATTTTAGTGTTTACACATTTGTAAACTTAATTAGTAATGTAAATGGTCGTTTCAAAATCGATCAAGTAGTTTTATTCTTCTATAAATGGCCATTATTATTAGCAGTGGTTCAAGCTGTTATGGCAATTTACTTAAAGTGGGTGATTTAAATGAACGAATGGAAATATGAATCAACAAAGTTTAGTCCAATTCCTAAAGCTAAACAAGAAGCTATGGATCGTAAATGGTGGGAAATAGGAGATTTCTTTAGAAGAAATTCATTATGGATGCTAATGTATTGTACAGGTTGTTGTGCGATTGAGTTACCACCAGCGATGACAAGTGCTTATGATATGGAACGTTTAGGTATGGGTCCTATGGCTACACCTAGACAAGCAGACGTATTATTAGTTACTGGTTACTTATCACTTAAAACACTTCGTCGTTTAATCTACACATACGAGCAAATGAGTGAACCTAAATACGTTGTAGGATTTGGTAGTTGTACAATTAACGGTGGAATCTATCATGATTCTCATGCAGTTATTAATCAACTAGATCAATATATTCCAGTTGATAGTTATGTAGCTGGTTGTATGCCAAATACAGAAGCTGTAATGAATGGATTTGTTGATTTAATGGATTTAATCAAATCTAAAAAAGCTGATGGTTGGAAACGCTATGCGAAAAACTATGAGTGGTATAAGAAAAATCAAATAGATTCTTTAGGAGTATTGCGAGTGGAGGATGAATTTCATGACTAATATCGAATTTACCCGTAATTTAATAGAAAAAAGTTTTAAAGTTAAGAAAACTGAAGTTATTGATCAATATCAAGTTAGCTTTGAAGTTGAGAAAAATGATATCCATCAGATTTTAACTGTTTTAAAATCAAGTGGATGGATTCAATTATCTTATTTAAGTGCTATTGATTGGATCGCTGAAAACGAATTTGAATTAGTGTATATTGTTATGAACTGGGAAAGAGCTGTTCATGTTCAAATTAGAACAAGAATAAACAGAACTAATCCAGAAATGAATAGTATTATGCCAATTTATGAAGGTTGTAAATACTATGAACGAGAAGCACATGAATTCTTTGGAATAAAATTCCCTGGTAATCCTGACTATCATAAGCAATTAATCTTAGAGCAATGGGATGATATTCCTCCTTTAAGAAAAGATTTTGATCCACGTGCTTATAGTGATGCTCACTTTGCAAAAAGAGAGTACACAAAAGATTTTACAAACTTAAATAATCAACCAAGTAAACAAGAAAAAAGAACTGAAAGAAAATCATTTATTTCACGACTAAAAGGAGGTAAAAAATAATGAGAAAATTAAAATTATTTTTAGGACCTCAGCATCCTGGGATGCATGGTAATGCATCAATTCATATGTATGTTGATGGAGATATCATTAAACGTGCATACTTACTTCCGGGAATGCTTCACCGTGGATTTGAAAAAGGAATGGAACGTCATACATGGGTAAACAATATTAGTTTAATCCCTAGAGTATGTGTTGTTGAACCTGATATCAATGAAATGGCTTTTGCAATGGGTGTTGAAAAATTAGCTAAACTTGAAGTGCCTGAAAGAGCTCATTATATAAGAATGATCATCTTAGAATTAGCAAGAATTAGTATTCATTTAATGGCATATGGTGGACTTGGTAGTCCAACTGGTAACTATACATTAATGTATCATGCTCATGCTGATCGAAATTCAATTCTAAATATCTTTGAAAAAATCACCGGACACCGTATTTATCACCAATACATCGTCCCTGGTGGAGTTAGAAAAGATTTACCAAAAGGAATTGAAGTAGATATTCATGCCTTTCTTAATGATTTAGAAAGTAGATATACAGAATACCGTGATTTAGGTATTGAAAATCCAACAATCATCTCTCGTATCAAAGATACTATTATGCTTCCAGAAGAAGTTGTATGGGAACTAGGAGTTACTGGAGTTGGAATGAGAAGTGCCGTAAATAAAGCGTATGATTTACGTAAAGTAATGCCATATGCAAGATATGATAAAATTGATTTTGAAGTACCTGTAAGTGATTATAGTGATGCGAGAAGTCGTGTCGATATTAAATTAAAAGAATTAGTCCAATCAATTGGAATAATTCGTCAGTGTTTAGCAAAAATGCCAGAAGGTGATGTCAGAGTACCTGTAGCTCCTGGACAATCAATGAGATGGACTGTTCCAAAAGGACATGTTTATGCTACAGTTGAAAGTTCAAGAGGAGAGTTTGGTTATTATATAGTTAGTGATGGTAAGAGTGTTCATCCTTACCGAATTGGAGTAAGAGGTGCTAGTTATCCTCAAGGGTTACTAGGAATTGAAAAATATCTACCAGGAACACGTATTGATGATGCAGCTTTATGGGTTGACACAATGGGTGTATGTTCTCCTGAGATAGACAGATAGGAGAATATACAAATGGCTAAAAAATATCCTAAAGTAAGTATCTTTAATCCAATTAGACTATGGAAATATCTCTTTAAAGAACCTGTAACCATACCATTCGAAGATATAATGACAAAGAAAAACGCTGACTATTTAAACAAAAACTCAATTATTAAAGATAAAAAAAGATTAGAATCTTCACCTCGTGAAGGTGCAGATAACCTTAGAGGATTCCATACTAATGATTGGGAAGACTGTATAGGTTGTGCTACTTGTGAAGAAATATGTCCAACAGAAGCCATCACAATGGTTGAAAGATTAGACGTTGATGAGAAAGCTGGAGAACTACAACAAAGACCAGTAATTGATTACGGAAGATGTTGTTTCTGTGCTTTATGTGTTGATACATGTACCACAGGTTCACTAAAAATGAGTAAAGAATATATTTATGCTAATATCAATCCTGATGACTTCATTATTATGCCAGAAGCAACATGGCAAGGTGAAGAAGTTAAAGAAGGATGGATAAAAGATGAAAATAGTGATTTATTAGATTTAAAACGTGTTGATATGGTTCATGAAAATATTGACGAACGTAAAAAAGGTTTTGTTGAAATCGTTAGAGGATACTCTAAAGAGTATGCAAAAATGGAAGCCGCAAGATGTGTTGAATGTGGTGTTTGTACAAGTAGTTGTCCTGTCCAAATGCATATCCCTGAATATATTAAAGCAATATGGGAAGACGACATTGAAGGTGCTTTAAGACAAATCTATGAAACTAATCCATTACCTGGTGTTTGTGGTAGAGTTTGTACTCATAACTGTGAAACATCGTGTGCCATTGCTGTCAGAGGTGAAGCAATCGCAATTAGATGGTTAAAAAGATACATTATCGATAGCGCTCCAACTGACATGTATGAGAAAATTATTAATGAACCTGTAAGTGAAGTTATTGACGCTAAAATTGCTGTTGTTGGTAGTGGTCCAGCCGGTTTAGGTGCTGCATACTACTTAAAAGTAATGGGCTATAAAGTTGATGTATTTGAAGAAAAAGAATTAACTGGTGGAGTTATGCGATATGGTATTCCTGCATATCGACTTCCAGATTCTGCAATTGATAAAGATATCAATTTCATTAAAAGTATCGGAGTAAATATTCAAACCAACACAAGAGTTGGTAAGGATATAACTATGGATCAACTTGAAAAAGATTATGATGCTGTATTCTTAGGAACTGGGTTCTTTAAACCAAGAAATTTGAATATTCCTGGTAGTGAAAATAAAGGTGTTATCGGAGCAATGGATTTCTTACCTCAAGTTAGAGAATATGAGAGAGGTAATCTAAAACTAGAAGATATTGATGTAGCTAAAAGTGTCATCGTAATCGGTGGTGGAGATGTTGCATTTGATGTTGCTAGAAGTGCTACTAGATTACAAATGCTTAAATATGGAAAAAGCAATGTCAAATTAACATCACTAGAAAACGCTGATATGTTACCAGCAAGCGCTGATGAAGTAATTGAAGGTGCAGAAGAAGGCGTTGAATTCTTATGTGGTAATGGACCACAAGAAATCATGATTTCTAAAAAAGGTAATGTTGAAGGATTACGTTTATGGAAATGTTTATGTATCATTGACAAAAATGGTAAATTCAATCCTGAATTTGATTCAGATTGTGAAATGATTATCGATGGTGAACAAGTTTATATCGCTATCGGACAATCACCAGATTATGACTACATTCCTAAAAGCTTCCAAGATACTATCGAAATTAGTCGTGGAAAAATCAAAGCTAACGAACAAGGACAAGTTGAAAAACTTGATTGGTTATTTGTTGGTGGAGACATCTTTAGAGGTCCAGACTTAATTAGTGGTGTTGCTGATGGACATCGTTCAGCTCAAGCTATTGATGAGTATTTATACAAAAAATCAAAGAAAAACAAAACTAAGAAAACTGTCTCGAAAATGAAAGAAGCAGTTAAGTTTAATACTCCAGAATTAACACCAAAACAAAGAGGAATTAAATAAAAAAAAAGTGTCGCAAATTTGCGGCACTTTTTATTTATGTTTAGCTCAATCTAACGAATTAGATAAATTGTTACTAATATCATATGAATTAAAAAAGAAAAGTGAAATCACTTTTCTTTATAATCAAATGTTTTATTTTCCCAGGTCCTAATTGTATAAGTGTCTTTACCTGTTTTATGGATATATTTTGGGAGTAATGGAACCTTACCCAAACCTTTTGGAGCGTTCATTATATATGTTGGGATAGCAAGACCTGATGTGTTTCCACGTAAGAATTCGATGATTTTTAAACCATCTTCAAGTCGTGGAATAAAATGAGTTGTACCTTTAACATCTTTTGCATGGAAAATATAATATGGACGAACTCTTGCTTCTAATAGTTTCTGATTTAACAGAGTCATAGTAAATGGGTCATCATTAATACCTTTTAATAGAACTGCTTGATTTCCAACAACTATACCATTATCTGAAAGTTTTTCACATGCTTGTTTACTTTCAGGTGTAACTTCATAAAAATGATTGTAATGAACGTTTAGATAAATGGGGTGATATTTTTTTATCATATTTACTAGTTCATCAGTAATGCGCATTGGCATTGTTACAGGTGTTCTAGTACCAATTCGTATTATTTCAACATGTGGTATTTTTCGTAATTCTTTCAAAATATACTCTAAGTGATTATTAGATAGAAGTAATGCATCTCCACCAGTAAGTAAAATGTCTCTTACTTCTTCGTTCCTTCTAATATACTCGATTGAATCCTCGATTTTATTCAAAGGTGTTTGCTTATCAGTCTCATCAATCAAACGTCTTCGCTGACAGTGTCTACAGTACATAGAACATTGATTAGTAACATTTATAATTAATCTATCAGGATATCTTCTAGTTATACTACCCGCAGGATTAGTATGTTCTTCATCCATTGGATCCAAAACACCATCATTGGAAAGTATTTCTTTAATAGAAGGAATACTTAATGATCTAATAGGGCCTTCGTCCTCGCAAACTAAAGCTAAATAATAGGGATTTATAGCAAAACGATTTAATAGCGCAACTTGTCTGATTTCTGAATACTCATTTTTACTTAGTGGGATAAAATTACCTAATGTTTCTACATCCATAATTCTATTTTTTACTTGCCAGTGCCAATTGTTCCAATCTTCGTTAGTGGCATTGAAATATTTAAGAAGGCGTTGTTTTTGAGAAAGATAGTGCTGATATCTTTTTTCAATAACACCTATTTGACCTAGTTTGAATTTTCTAAATTCCTTGGTTTTTTCCTTTAGTTCTTTTGCTCTTGAAATTGAAAGGTTATTTATATCCATTAAATCACCTCTTTACTAATCATCTTTATTATAGCAAATTTTAGGGTTTCTTACAAATGGACATAAAAAAAGTAGTGGTTGACCACTACTTATATTCACTCATTAATTTTAGGTAAAAATCCTTATTACTCTTGTTTGCTTCTAGTTCTGTTTCTGTTAGTACTCTGATGATTCTCATTGGGTTACCAACAACTAATGAATTTGCAGGAATCTCTTTGTTGGGTGGAATTACAGCTCCAGCGCCAATGAGTGCACCTTTTCTTATTACTGCACCATCTAAAATTATACTACCCATACCTATCAAACAATCGTCTTCAACAGTACAAGCATGAATTATTGCTCCATGACCGACTGTTACATTTTTACCGATATGTGTGGGTAAATTAAGATTAGTGTGAACTACAGCGTTATCTTGAATATTTGTATTCTCTCCAATAAAGATGGGAGCCATATCTCCTCTTAAACTTGCATTGAACCAGATATTAACATTCTTACCTACTGTGATGTCTCCACTGAGTACAGCATTTTGAAATATTTTAGCTGTTGGATCAACTACAGGGAGTTTATCATTATGTTTAATTAAAGTCATCTAATCACCAACCTATAAGATTTCTTTGAAAACTCTGAAGAAGTTTTTATATTTAATCTTTTCGATATCCTCTAAATTATATCCTAATTTCTCTAATTCTGTAAAAAGGTTATTTGCCTCGCCCATATTCATGAATCCTTCGACATGATTACTACTTACATTATCATAAAGGTAATAGCATACATCAAACCCGATTCCAACATGATCAATTCCAATAGTCTTAACAGCATAATCAATATGTTTTGCCATATATGCTACTGTTTGATTTTCCTTCTTATCTGAGATGAATGGAGCTATTCCACATATCCCAATTACACCGTTTCTTTCTTTAATCATATTAAGTTGCTCATCTGTATAGTTTCTAATGTGATTACAAAGTTGTTTTGTATTTCCATGTGAAATGATTAAAGGTTGAGTAGTTACTTCGAAAATCTCCTTAAATGTACGGGGATTTGCATGAGCTAAATCAATTATCATACCAAGTTTTTCCATCTCTATTAAGACTTCTTTACCAAGTAAAGTTAGACCCTCAGTTTCACTAGATAATCCAGCAGCATATTTGTTAACTTCGTTCCAAGTTAACCCAGCATGTCTAACACCTTTGTCATATAACTCAGTAAGATGGTTGACACTCTCTAATTGCATAATTCCTTCCATACCAATAATGACACCGATTCTATCAGTAGTAGTGGAATTGATAATGTCCTCGTAATTTAAGCATATATTGAATACATCTTTGTTATTTTGCAATTCGATAAATGCATTTTCCCATATCTCATTAAACTCTTGAGTATTCTCTGTTTTTGGATTTGTCCAATTAACAAAAATACTATGGGTAATTCCAGCCTTTTTATAATAATCTAAATGACGTCTTTTAAAAGAATTTCTGTTACCTTTCTTATTCTGTTCATACATATCTGTTAGGATATCCGCGTGTGCATCAAATAACATATTTATTCCTCCTAAAAAACTGAGTCTATCTCAGTTCTATTTTTGATTATATGCTTCTAAACCTTTTTCTAATATAAGCATAGCACGTTTCATGTCTTCGGTATTTAAAACATACGCTATACGAGCTTCATCTTTTCCTAAACCTTCGGTTCCGTAGAACCCTTCAGCAGGAGATAACATTATAGTTTCATTATCTAGGGTAAATTCCTCTAACATCCAGATTATGAATTTTTCTGCGTCATCAACAGGCAGTTTAACAACAACATAAAACGCTCCTGTTGGCTTTTCACATACAACGCCATCAATATTGCTTAATGTTTCAAAAACGATATCACGTCTAGCTTGATATTCGTTTTTTATACCTTCTGTGTATTCAGTAGGTAAAGAATATAAAGCAGCAGCCCCAATTTGCTCTAAAGTTGCAACACATAAGCGTGCTTGACAAAGTTTCAAAATATTCTTAATTAAGTCTTCGTTATGTGAACAGATAGCTCCAATACGTGCACCACAGGCACTATAGCGCTTTGAAACAGACTCGATGATTACTAATCGATCATCAATTCCTTCAATACATCCCATTGATAGAGCTTCTAAACCATCAAAAGCCATACCTCTATATACTTCATCACTAATTATATACAAATCATTTTCGATAGCTATTTCAGCGAGTATTTCCATTTCATCTCTTCTGAGGATTGTCCCAGTTGGGTTTCCTGGATTACTAAATAAAATAGCTTTTGTTTTTGGGGTAATTAATTTTACGATATCCTCTTTTTTGGGAAGATGGAAACCATCTTTAGCTAAAGTAGTTATTGGAACTAAATTAACATTAACTTCACCAGTAAAGCCATTATAGTTTGTATAGAATGGTTCAGGAATTAAAATCTCATCACCGGGATCACACATAGCAATAGTAGAAAAAGTAATTGCTTCACTTCCACCGTTTGTAATAAGGACATTATTCTCATTAAAGATAATACCATCCCTTTTAAAGAAATTTCTTATTGCATCAATTAAAATTGGTTCCCCTTGTGAGAATGAGTATTTAATGACAGAAGTATCATATTTATTGATAGCATCCATAAATACTTCAGGTGTTTTTATATCAGGCTGTCCAATATTTAAGTGATAAACTTTCTTTCCTTGTTTTTTAACTCTTGTTGCGATAGGAACTAGCTTACGTACAGGAGATTCCTGCATTTCTAGTACACGGTTTGATATTTTCATTGTTTTACCTTCTTTCTCCAAAAAATCAACTATATTTTAACACTATGGTTTAATTAAATCAATATTAAAAATGGATATTATGAAAACTCTTTCACAAACAATAAAAAGTAAAAATAGTTTATGAATTAAAGCATTAAATATTTAATGAAAGTATTTTCATAAATAAAAGTATGTAAATTGAAAAATGTTACAATGCAAATGGCTATTTGTAGCCATTTATAAATTGGTTATAAATTTTTTATTTTTTTTAATGAAAACGCTTGTTTTTGTTTTGATAAGTTGTTAAAATGCTTATGTATTTAGAACGATTCGATTTTGAAAGGAAAATGTGTATGAATTTGAAATTATTTATCCCTGGACCAGTAAATGTGTTACCAGAGATTTTAGAAAAAATGGCAACAGAGCAAATTGCTCATAGAAGCAAGATTGCAACAAACTTACAAAAAGGTATTTCAGAGAAATTGCAAAAGTTAATGTACACTGAGAACTTAATAATTTTATCTACTTCAAGTGGTAGTGGAATTATGGAAATGGCGATTAAGTCATGTACTAAAAAACGTGCTGCAGTATTTAGTGTTGGAGCGTTTGGAGATCGTTGGTATAAAATGGCAGTAACTAACAATATACCAGCTGATAAGTTTAAATCAGAACCAGGAATGCCAACAACACCAGAAATGGTAGAAGAAGCATTAAAGACTGGGAAGTACGATGTTGTAACAGTTACTCATAATGAAACATCAAGTGGTATTATGAATCCTGTTTATGAGATTGGACAAGTAGTAGCTAAATATCCTGACGTAATATATTTAGTTGATACTGTAAGTAGTTTAGGTGGAGCTAAAGTTGAAGTTGATAAATCAAATATTGATATTTGTTTAGCATCAACTCAAAAATGTTTAGGACTTCCTCCAGGACTAGCAGTAGCAAGCGTTAGTGAAAAAGCTATTTTAAGAGCAGAGACAGTTGAGAATAGAGGTTTCTATTTAGACTTACTAAATGTTGTAAATCGTGTTAAAAAAGATTATCAATATCCTTCAACACCATCGACACCACATATGTGGGCTCTAGATTATCA
Coding sequences within it:
- a CDS encoding Membrane dipeptidase (Peptidase family M19), which gives rise to MLFDAHADILTDMYEQNKKGNRNSFKRRHLDYYKKAGITHSIFVNWTNPKTENTQEFNEIWENAFIELQNNKDVFNICLNYEDIINSTTTDRIGVIIGMEGIMQLESVNHLTELYDKGVRHAGLTWNEVNKYAAGLSSETEGLTLLGKEVLIEMEKLGMIIDLAHANPRTFKEIFEVTTQPLIISHGNTKQLCNHIRNYTDEQLNMIKERNGVIGICGIAPFISDKKENQTVAYMAKHIDYAVKTIGIDHVGIGFDVCYYLYDNVSSNHVEGFMNMGEANNLFTELEKLGYNLEDIEKIKYKNFFRVFKEIL
- the nuoD gene encoding NADH-quinone oxidoreductase subunit D, whose amino-acid sequence is MRKLKLFLGPQHPGMHGNASIHMYVDGDIIKRAYLLPGMLHRGFEKGMERHTWVNNISLIPRVCVVEPDINEMAFAMGVEKLAKLEVPERAHYIRMIILELARISIHLMAYGGLGSPTGNYTLMYHAHADRNSILNIFEKITGHRIYHQYIVPGGVRKDLPKGIEVDIHAFLNDLESRYTEYRDLGIENPTIISRIKDTIMLPEEVVWELGVTGVGMRSAVNKAYDLRKVMPYARYDKIDFEVPVSDYSDARSRVDIKLKELVQSIGIIRQCLAKMPEGDVRVPVAPGQSMRWTVPKGHVYATVESSRGEFGYYIVSDGKSVHPYRIGVRGASYPQGLLGIEKYLPGTRIDDAALWVDTMGVCSPEIDR
- the eam gene encoding Glutamate 2,3-aminomutase gives rise to the protein MDINNLSISRAKELKEKTKEFRKFKLGQIGVIEKRYQHYLSQKQRLLKYFNATNEDWNNWHWQVKNRIMDVETLGNFIPLSKNEYSEIRQVALLNRFAINPYYLALVCEDEGPIRSLSIPSIKEILSNDGVLDPMDEEHTNPAGSITRRYPDRLIINVTNQCSMYCRHCQRRRLIDETDKQTPLNKIEDSIEYIRRNEEVRDILLTGGDALLLSNNHLEYILKELRKIPHVEIIRIGTRTPVTMPMRITDELVNMIKKYHPIYLNVHYNHFYEVTPESKQACEKLSDNGIVVGNQAVLLKGINDDPFTMTLLNQKLLEARVRPYYIFHAKDVKGTTHFIPRLEDGLKIIEFLRGNTSGLAIPTYIMNAPKGLGKVPLLPKYIHKTGKDTYTIRTWENKTFDYKEK
- the dapH gene encoding 2,3,4,5-tetrahydropyridine-2,6-dicarboxylate N-acetyltransferase; amino-acid sequence: MTLIKHNDKLPVVDPTAKIFQNAVLSGDITVGKNVNIWFNASLRGDMAPIFIGENTNIQDNAVVHTNLNLPTHIGKNVTVGHGAIIHACTVEDDCLIGMGSIILDGAVIRKGALIGAGAVIPPNKEIPANSLVVGNPMRIIRVLTETELEANKSNKDFYLKLMSEYK
- the gltD_3 gene encoding FAD-dependent pyridine nucleotide-disulfide oxidoreductase; protein product: MAKKYPKVSIFNPIRLWKYLFKEPVTIPFEDIMTKKNADYLNKNSIIKDKKRLESSPREGADNLRGFHTNDWEDCIGCATCEEICPTEAITMVERLDVDEKAGELQQRPVIDYGRCCFCALCVDTCTTGSLKMSKEYIYANINPDDFIIMPEATWQGEEVKEGWIKDENSDLLDLKRVDMVHENIDERKKGFVEIVRGYSKEYAKMEAARCVECGVCTSSCPVQMHIPEYIKAIWEDDIEGALRQIYETNPLPGVCGRVCTHNCETSCAIAVRGEAIAIRWLKRYIIDSAPTDMYEKIINEPVSEVIDAKIAVVGSGPAGLGAAYYLKVMGYKVDVFEEKELTGGVMRYGIPAYRLPDSAIDKDINFIKSIGVNIQTNTRVGKDITMDQLEKDYDAVFLGTGFFKPRNLNIPGSENKGVIGAMDFLPQVREYERGNLKLEDIDVAKSVIVIGGGDVAFDVARSATRLQMLKYGKSNVKLTSLENADMLPASADEVIEGAEEGVEFLCGNGPQEIMISKKGNVEGLRLWKCLCIIDKNGKFNPEFDSDCEMIIDGEQVYIAIGQSPDYDYIPKSFQDTIEISRGKIKANEQGQVEKLDWLFVGGDIFRGPDLISGVADGHRSAQAIDEYLYKKSKKNKTKKTVSKMKEAVKFNTPELTPKQRGIK